The Vitis riparia cultivar Riparia Gloire de Montpellier isolate 1030 chromosome 3, EGFV_Vit.rip_1.0, whole genome shotgun sequence genome includes a region encoding these proteins:
- the LOC117911078 gene encoding pentatricopeptide repeat-containing protein At2g26790, mitochondrial-like, translating to MWVSSTRWVSCRKFITHVQLTRFNSVWGLAHLSPAAQYPIAEEQAVYTYSKDSVGDRFIDLNTSRVVEIFYNLKNEPNLAWSFFTQLKESGFQHNVDTYAALIRVLCRWRLERKLQSLLSEIVGSKESVLGFDITALFDVLREGGGEVEGEHSSVLILVLDMLVKAYVRVGMFDEAIDALFQTKRRGFVPPIMSCNFLMNRLIEHGKIDMAVAIYRHLKRLGLNPNDYTYGIFIKALCRKGNFEEAVDVFREMEEVGVNPNAVTCSTYIEGLCSHKRSDLGYEALRALRAAKWPIDTFAYTAVIRGFCSEMKLKEAEDVFIDMVNEGVAPDGYIYGALIHAYCKAGNLLQAVALHNDMVSNGIKTNCVIVSSILQCLCEMGMASEVVDQFKEFRDSGIFLDEVLYNIVVDALCKLGKVEEAVELLNEMKGRRMSLDVVHYTTLIAGYCLQGKLVDAKNMFEEMKERGIEPDIVTYNILVGGFSRNGLQKEALELLDCIGTQGLKPNSSTHNRIIEGLCMAGKVKEAEAFLNTLEDKCLENYSAMVDGYCKANFTRKAYELFSRLSKQGILVKKKSCFKLLSSLCMEGEYDKALILLERMLALDVEPSQIMYGKLIGAFCRDGDMKRAQLVFDMLVERGITPDVITYTMMINGYCRVNCLREARDIFHDMKERGIKPDVITYTVVLDGHSKVNLKMARSLQFSKGSEEGKMDASPFWSEMKEMGIKPDVVCYTVLIDSHCKTNNLQDAINLYDEMIARGLQPDIVTYTALLSSCCSRGDMDRAITLVNEMSFKGIEPDSRAMSVLHRGILKARKVQFR from the coding sequence ATGTGGGTTTCTTCAACAAGGTGGGTTTCTTGTAGAAAATTTATCACCCACGTTCAATTAACCCGATTTAATTCTGTTTGGGGTCTTGCCCATTTGAGCCCTGCCGCGCAATACCCAATTGCTGAAGAACAAGCTGTTTATACCTATAGCAAGGACTCTGTTGGTGATcgttttattgatttaaatacAAGTAGAGTTGttgaaatcttttataatttgaaaaacgAGCCTAATCTCGCATGGTCGTTTTTTACCCAATTGAAAGAAAGCGGTTTTCAGCACAATGTTGATACGTATGCGGCTTTAATCAGAGTACTGTGTCGTTGGCGCTTGGAAAGGAAGTTGCAGTCTTTGTTATCGGAGATTGTTGGGTCAAAAGAGAGTGTATTGGGTTTTGATATTACAGCTTTGTTTGATGTTCTGAGGGAGGGAGGGGGGGAAGTTGAGGGTGAGCATTCGAGTGTGCTGATTCTGGTGCTTGATATGTTGGTTAAGGCTTATGTTAGGGTTGGTATGTTTGATGAGGCCATTGATGCTCTATTTCAAACAAAAAGACGAGGGTTTGTTCCTCCTATAATGTCTTGCAATTTTTTGATGAATCGTTTGATTGAACATGGGAAGATAGATATGGCAGTGGCAATTTATCGGCATTTGAAGAGGTTGGGTTTGAACCCAAATGATTATACTTATGGCATTTTCATAAAGGCACTTTGTAGGAAGGGTAATTTTGAAGAAGCTGTTGATGTGTTTAGGGAGATGGAAGAAGTTGGAGTGAACCCTAATGCTGTCACATGCAGTACATATATTGAAGGGCTTTGTTCCCATAAGAGGTCGGATTTGGGTTATGAAGCCCTCCGAGCATTAAGAGCAGCAAAGTGGCCAATTGATACCTTTGCTTATACAGCAGTTATTCGTGGGTTTTGTAGTGAGATGAAATTAAAAGAAGCAGAGGACGTCTTCATTGATATGGTAAATGAAGGGGTAGCCCCTGATGGGTATATCTATGGTGCCTTAATTCATGCTTATTGCAAGGCTGGGAATTTGCTTCAAGCTGTGGCTCTGCACAATGATATGGTGTCAAATGGAATTAAAACAAATTGTGTCATAGTTAGCTCAATTCTTCAATGCCTGTGTGAAATGGGCATGGCTTCTGAAGTGGTGGATCAATTTAAGGAGTTCAGGGACTCAGGGATTTTCCTTGATGAGGTTTTGTACAATATTGTGGTGGATGCTCTTTGTAAACTGGGGAAAGTGGAAGAAGCTGTGGAATTGCTGAATGAAATGAAGGGTAGGCGCATGTCTCTGGATGTCGTGCATTATACAACTTTGATTGCTGGGTATTGTCTCCAAGGTAAACTTGTTGATGCTAAGAATATGTttgaagaaatgaaggaaagGGGCATTGAACCTGATATTGTTACCTATAACATACTAGTTGGTGGGTTTTCTAGAAATGGCCTCCAAAAAGAGGCACTTGAGCTTCTCGATTGCATTGGGACACAAGGCCTGAAACCCAATTCTTCCACACACAACAGGATCATTGAAGGTTTATGTATGGCAGGGAAAGTGAAGGAAGCTGAAGCATTTTTAAATACCTTGGAGGATAAGTGTTTGGAAAATTATAGTGCCATGGTTGATGGGTACTGCAAAGCAAACTTTACAAGAAAGGCATATGAACTATTTTCTAGGCTTTCTAAGCAGGGAAttttagttaagaaaaaatcATGCTTCAAACTACTAAGTAGCCTCTGTATGGAAGGGGAGTATGACAAAGCTCTTATATTGTTAGAGAGAATGTTGGCTTTGGATGTGGAGCCTAGCCAAATTATGTATGGTAAACTCATAGGTGCCTTTTGTCGGGATGGAGATATGAAAAGGGCTCAATTGGTGTTTGATATGTTGGTTGAGAGAGGAATAACTCCTGATGTCATCACCTACACAATGATGATAAATGGTTATTGCAGGGTGAACTGCTTGCGAGAAGCCCGTGACATTTTCCATGATATGAAGGAGAGAGGAATTAAACCTGATGTTATCACTTACACAGTTGTGCTTGATGGTCATTCGAAGgtaaatttgaaaatggctCGTTCCCTTCAATTTTCAAAGGGAAGCGAAGAAGGAAAAATGGATGCTTCACCTTTTTGGAgtgaaatgaaggaaatgggAATAAAACCTGATGTTGTTTGTTACACTGTTTTGATCGATAGTCATTGCAAGACAAACAACCTTCAGGATGCTATTAACCTGTATGATGAAATGATTGCTAGAGGACTACAACCTGATATTGTGACATACACAGCTCTTCTGTCCAGCTGTTGCAGTAGGGGTGATATGGATAGGGCTATAACCCTTGTTAATGAGATGTCATTTAAAGGGATAGAACCAGATAGCCGAGCCATGTCAGTGCTGCACCGTGGTATTTTAAAGGCCCGGAAAGTGCAATTTCGTTAG